One genomic window of Vibrio rhizosphaerae includes the following:
- a CDS encoding chemotaxis protein: MSQTSTILTESGTNELEIIEFHIEKRLPNGGTKTCYYGINVAKVREVIQVPETTDYPNAQPHMIGVFSSRDILTPLVDLAGWLGIPKSPDVESKFVIVTDFNRMTNGFLIDSVSRIHRISWNDVESPSQFLEAGEQDCVVAVVRKEGHLIMILDFEKIIADINPELSMEKYDVRVDKSIDLNQKMVSKRNAKTVMVVDDSAFIRSLIQDTLSSAGYNVIACKDGGEAFEKLMSIEQAAAKEGVQVRELIDAVVTDVEMPRMDGMHLVKRLRDNNSYRDIPIVMFSSLMSDDNRHKALTLGANDTITKPEIGKLVGMMDQYIFETV, encoded by the coding sequence ATGAGTCAAACTAGTACGATCTTGACAGAAAGCGGCACCAATGAACTTGAGATTATCGAGTTTCATATAGAAAAACGTCTACCGAACGGAGGCACTAAAACTTGTTATTACGGCATTAACGTAGCAAAAGTCCGGGAGGTGATTCAGGTTCCGGAAACCACAGATTATCCGAATGCTCAGCCACATATGATTGGTGTATTTTCTTCCCGGGATATCCTCACGCCGTTGGTTGATTTGGCTGGTTGGCTCGGTATTCCGAAGTCACCGGATGTGGAGAGCAAATTTGTTATCGTGACGGATTTTAACCGGATGACAAATGGATTCTTAATCGACAGTGTCAGCAGAATTCACCGGATTTCGTGGAATGATGTTGAATCGCCAAGTCAGTTTCTTGAAGCCGGTGAGCAAGATTGTGTGGTAGCCGTCGTGCGCAAAGAAGGGCATCTGATTATGATTTTGGATTTTGAAAAAATCATTGCAGATATTAACCCTGAACTGAGTATGGAAAAGTATGATGTCAGAGTGGATAAAAGCATCGACCTGAATCAGAAAATGGTCAGTAAAAGAAATGCGAAGACTGTCATGGTCGTTGATGATTCTGCATTTATTCGTAGTCTGATTCAAGACACCCTGAGCTCTGCCGGTTATAACGTCATTGCCTGTAAAGATGGTGGTGAGGCCTTTGAAAAATTAATGAGTATTGAACAAGCCGCCGCGAAGGAAGGTGTTCAGGTTCGGGAGCTGATTGATGCAGTGGTGACAGACGTGGAAATGCCTCGTATGGACGGAATGCACTTGGTGAAACGACTGAGAGATAATAACTCATATCGTGATATTCCAATTGTCATGTTCTCGTCCCTGATGAGTGATGATAACCGTCATAAAGCATTGACATTGGGTGCCAATGACACGATTACCAAACCGGAAATCGGTAAACTCGTGGGCATGATGGATCAGTATATTTTTGAAACGGTATAA
- the metA gene encoding homoserine O-acetyltransferase MetA, whose amino-acid sequence MPIKIPDQLPATDVLFRENIFVMHESRASTQEIRPLKVLILNLMPKKIETETQFLRLLSNSPLQVDVELLRIDDRPSRNTPEEHLDMFYRQFEMVKDRYFDGLIVTGAPLGLVAFEDVVYWQHLESIIQWARDHVTSTLYVCWAVQAGLNILYGLPKLTRKEKLSGVYTHSLQKDFHPLIRGFDDSFLAPHSRYADFPVDYIRENTSLDILAASEDAGMYLATSPDKRHVFVTGHPEYDAFTLHSEYVRDLGEGLEPTIPVNYYQNDNPDNQPIASWRSHGHLLFSNWLNYCVYQQTPYDLEHFSEDKFTKDD is encoded by the coding sequence GTGCCGATAAAGATTCCTGATCAACTTCCTGCAACGGATGTTCTTTTTCGAGAGAACATTTTCGTCATGCATGAATCTCGAGCTTCTACTCAAGAAATCAGACCGCTCAAAGTGCTGATACTGAATCTGATGCCTAAGAAAATTGAAACCGAAACTCAATTCTTACGGCTGCTCTCGAATAGCCCGCTACAGGTCGATGTTGAACTGTTGCGGATCGATGATCGTCCGAGCCGCAATACGCCCGAAGAACATTTAGACATGTTTTATCGGCAATTTGAGATGGTGAAAGACCGTTACTTCGACGGCTTAATTGTAACGGGCGCACCACTAGGATTGGTTGCTTTCGAAGATGTGGTCTACTGGCAGCATCTGGAATCCATCATTCAATGGGCCAGAGATCATGTCACTTCGACTTTATATGTCTGCTGGGCGGTTCAGGCCGGACTGAATATCCTCTATGGATTGCCAAAGCTGACGCGAAAAGAAAAACTCTCCGGGGTCTATACGCATTCATTGCAGAAAGACTTTCATCCGCTGATTCGCGGATTTGATGATTCTTTTCTCGCCCCGCATTCCAGATATGCAGATTTTCCGGTTGACTATATCCGGGAAAATACCAGCCTTGATATCCTTGCTGCTTCTGAAGATGCCGGCATGTATCTGGCAACCAGTCCGGATAAACGTCATGTGTTTGTCACGGGTCATCCCGAATATGATGCCTTCACATTACACAGTGAGTACGTTCGGGATCTGGGTGAAGGCTTAGAACCGACAATTCCGGTCAACTATTACCAGAATGACAATCCAGACAATCAACCCATTGCCAGTTGGCGAAGCCACGGACATCTGTTGTTTTCAAACTGGCTAAACTATTGTGTTTACCAACAGACTCCCTACGATCTGGAACACTTCAGTGAAGATAAATTCACCAAAGATGATTAA
- the pilW gene encoding type IV pilus biogenesis/stability protein PilW — protein sequence MTRRLILGWWFIISGCSHTAPGTAEHHRIADARITLSIAYLQRHEPQKALSNLIQAAEIAPHYIRLQLAQAYYYEKVGEIDKAKQQYILALSEHPNHPDVYNNYGTFLCKQGDVKQAQHYFAEVYSRKNYPQIAASYENAALCALKSGHTLQASQFFVQALNHDPKRFQSQFYLIEIAIKARQFSIARTRLATFVQDFGTTEQSLAFQRQLD from the coding sequence GTGACACGTCGATTGATTCTCGGGTGGTGGTTCATCATTTCAGGTTGCAGTCATACAGCCCCCGGAACGGCTGAACATCACCGGATTGCCGATGCCAGAATTACCCTGAGTATTGCCTATCTTCAACGTCATGAACCTCAAAAAGCCTTGTCCAACCTGATCCAGGCCGCCGAAATCGCGCCTCACTATATTCGATTGCAACTCGCACAAGCTTATTACTATGAAAAAGTGGGGGAAATAGACAAAGCCAAGCAGCAATATATATTGGCCTTGAGCGAGCATCCGAATCATCCGGATGTATATAATAACTATGGTACATTCTTGTGCAAACAAGGGGATGTCAAACAGGCACAACACTATTTCGCTGAGGTTTACTCAAGAAAAAACTACCCTCAGATTGCTGCCAGCTATGAGAATGCTGCGCTTTGCGCATTAAAATCCGGGCATACGTTACAAGCCAGTCAATTTTTCGTGCAGGCACTCAATCATGATCCAAAACGATTCCAATCTCAGTTCTATCTGATTGAGATCGCAATCAAAGCCCGGCAGTTCTCTATTGCCAGAACACGCCTCGCTACTTTTGTTCAAGATTTCGGGACAACGGAACAATCACTGGCATTTCAGCGTCAACTTGATTGA
- a CDS encoding LysR family transcriptional regulator, with the protein MEIRQLKHFTTIVQFGSFTAAARSLHIAQSALSISIKKFEQQLGTRLLKRDERRVSMTDEGKILYEYAQRILQQVDDAHLAMNELKGLVKGEVRLGTPSMTGSYFFPEIVMAFKSHYPDLKMTVVEAGGQSIRSMLLAGELDIGVILNRDIPEGLSVDPLLTSQMVAVVSQHHELAAASHISLETFLQHELVTFQPGYYHREFIEQACQAHGFHAQISFETNLLPMILKIVKREYAISALLELVTDQEPGVCAIPFEPPVPVNLALAWRNDGYLSYANQAFIHFVKNHVS; encoded by the coding sequence ATGGAAATTCGTCAACTGAAGCATTTTACTACGATTGTCCAGTTCGGAAGTTTTACTGCGGCCGCCCGGTCGCTCCATATTGCCCAGTCAGCATTGAGTATTTCGATTAAGAAGTTTGAGCAGCAGTTGGGGACGCGTCTGCTCAAAAGAGATGAGCGCCGAGTGAGTATGACCGATGAAGGGAAGATACTGTATGAGTACGCCCAACGTATTTTACAACAGGTTGATGATGCGCATCTGGCAATGAATGAGTTGAAAGGATTGGTCAAGGGTGAGGTGCGTTTAGGGACGCCGAGTATGACGGGGTCTTATTTTTTCCCTGAAATTGTCATGGCTTTTAAGAGTCACTATCCGGACCTGAAAATGACGGTGGTTGAGGCGGGCGGTCAGTCAATCCGAAGTATGCTGTTGGCCGGAGAGCTGGATATCGGTGTGATTTTGAACCGAGATATCCCGGAGGGATTAAGTGTTGACCCATTACTGACATCACAGATGGTCGCGGTTGTCAGTCAACATCATGAGTTGGCCGCTGCTTCTCACATCAGTCTGGAGACCTTTTTACAACACGAGCTGGTGACTTTTCAACCCGGTTATTACCACCGTGAATTCATTGAACAGGCCTGTCAGGCACATGGTTTCCATGCTCAGATTTCATTTGAAACTAATCTGCTCCCGATGATTTTAAAGATCGTCAAACGTGAATATGCAATCAGTGCATTACTTGAGTTGGTGACAGATCAGGAACCGGGTGTTTGTGCGATCCCTTTTGAACCACCGGTACCTGTAAATTTGGCACTAGCATGGCGGAATGACGGTTATCTCTCTTATGCAAATCAGGCATTTATTCACTTTGTAAAAAACCATGTCTCTTGA
- a CDS encoding MFS transporter codes for MIERHTPQYRQVSFGLALGAFIVFCNLYLFQPILPHMAELYQLSETKVNWLFAASTLALSVTLVPWAICSEVFGRRKVMMIGLLTLPLLGLALLLHPTWWTLVAARALTGVAIAAFASVAVAYMVEEFSPQAFQAAIGSYIAANSLGGICGRIAGGNLTDLFSWETAVAVVSVLSIGGAFYVYFRLPPQQHFTPRKGQFLQHQRSVLMHLRQQKLWLAMLFGGANFALFVNLYTVMGFRLVAAPYSIPVGLASLIFICYLGGTLSSRLTSRWLRHHNTVSGLIAGTCLSLSGMWLAMIESLPMIIIALICISSGAFFSHTLAYAWVSQHAKQAKATATALYLVHYYLGGSLGGFFLIACWQYGGWHMVVAGGTIIYLFLFTLCWRLKEFDSFQAQQHTNSA; via the coding sequence ATGATCGAACGTCACACCCCTCAATATCGTCAGGTTTCTTTTGGATTAGCGCTCGGTGCTTTCATTGTCTTCTGTAATTTATATCTTTTTCAGCCGATTCTCCCCCATATGGCCGAGCTGTATCAGCTATCTGAAACGAAAGTGAACTGGCTCTTCGCCGCATCCACGCTCGCTCTATCGGTCACTTTAGTACCCTGGGCAATCTGTTCCGAGGTATTCGGACGCCGAAAAGTGATGATGATTGGCCTGCTGACACTCCCTTTACTCGGTCTCGCCCTGCTGCTACATCCGACATGGTGGACTCTTGTGGCTGCCCGCGCCCTGACCGGTGTTGCGATCGCTGCGTTTGCCTCCGTTGCCGTCGCCTACATGGTTGAAGAGTTTTCACCGCAGGCTTTTCAAGCCGCAATCGGCAGTTATATTGCTGCGAATTCATTAGGCGGGATCTGTGGACGAATTGCCGGAGGTAATCTCACCGATTTATTTAGCTGGGAGACTGCTGTCGCTGTCGTCAGCGTTTTGAGTATCGGCGGCGCATTCTATGTTTATTTCCGGCTCCCGCCGCAACAGCATTTTACACCTCGCAAAGGACAGTTTTTACAACATCAACGCTCCGTATTAATGCACCTTCGTCAACAGAAGCTGTGGCTGGCTATGTTGTTTGGGGGCGCAAACTTTGCCCTGTTTGTGAATCTGTACACTGTGATGGGGTTTCGTCTGGTGGCTGCTCCCTATTCGATCCCCGTCGGTCTGGCATCACTCATTTTTATCTGTTATCTGGGAGGCACCCTGAGTTCGCGTCTGACATCCCGCTGGCTCAGACACCATAATACCGTCTCCGGATTGATTGCCGGAACCTGTCTCAGTCTCTCCGGGATGTGGCTTGCTATGATAGAGTCACTCCCGATGATCATCATTGCTTTAATCTGTATTAGTTCTGGTGCCTTCTTTAGTCATACACTGGCTTACGCTTGGGTCAGTCAGCACGCCAAACAGGCGAAAGCAACTGCAACTGCGCTTTATTTGGTGCATTATTATCTGGGAGGAAGTCTTGGCGGGTTCTTTCTGATTGCTTGCTGGCAGTACGGAGGCTGGCACATGGTGGTCGCCGGAGGAACCATCATCTATTTGTTTTTGTTTACCTTATGCTGGCGTTTGAAAGAATTCGATTCTTTTCAGGCACAACAACATACCAACTCAGCTTAG
- a CDS encoding DUF1415 domain-containing protein: protein MNSQSRHTLIHQMVEQWLTQVVIGLNLCPFAAKPYKNKQIKIHISPAQQEAQLLEDIYQQLRELDTTPPEQLETTLVVVPDFLSSFDDYNQFIDWIDALLIQHQWEGIYQVATFHPDYCFAGNHPEDDDNLTNKSPYPIYHLIREDSIEKVLAHYPHPEFIPDQNIQRIKTLTPAAKNSLFHYLLAGQSK, encoded by the coding sequence ATGAACTCTCAATCAAGGCATACATTGATTCATCAAATGGTCGAACAATGGCTGACTCAGGTGGTCATCGGCCTCAACTTATGTCCTTTCGCGGCGAAACCCTATAAAAACAAACAGATCAAAATCCATATCAGTCCGGCACAACAAGAAGCGCAATTACTGGAAGATATTTATCAACAGTTACGCGAATTAGACACAACACCGCCGGAACAACTGGAAACGACCTTGGTTGTCGTCCCTGATTTTCTTTCATCATTCGATGACTACAATCAGTTTATTGACTGGATCGATGCCTTGCTGATACAGCATCAGTGGGAAGGTATTTATCAGGTTGCGACGTTTCATCCCGATTACTGTTTTGCCGGAAACCATCCTGAAGACGATGACAATCTCACCAACAAATCTCCCTATCCGATCTATCATCTGATCCGTGAAGACAGTATTGAGAAAGTCTTAGCACACTATCCGCACCCCGAATTCATTCCCGACCAGAATATTCAACGAATAAAAACCTTAACGCCCGCCGCAAAAAACAGCTTGTTTCACTATTTGCTGGCTGGCCAATCAAAGTAA